Below is a genomic region from Penaeus vannamei isolate JL-2024 unplaced genomic scaffold, ASM4276789v1 unanchor4432, whole genome shotgun sequence.
GTCCTTGGGGGGCACGGCGGGGTCCTTGGGGGGGCACGGCGGGGTCCTTGGGGGGGCACGGCGGGGTCCTTGGGGGGCACGGCGGGGTCCTTGGGGGGGCACGGCGGGGTCcttgggggggcaggggggggtccTTGGGGGGCACGGCGGGGTCCTTGGGGGGCACGGCGGGGTCCTTGGGGGGGCACGGCGGGGTCCTTGGGGGGGCACGGCGGGGTCCTTGGGGGGGCACGGCGGGGTCCTTGGGGGGCACGGCGGGGTCCTTGGGGGGGCACGGCGGGGTCCTTGGGGGGCACGGCGGGGTCCTTGGGGGGGCACGGCGGGGTCCTTGGGGGGGCACGGCGGGGTCCTTGGGGGGCACGGCGGGGTCCTTGGGGGGGCACGGCGGGGTCCTTGGGGGGCACGGCGGGGTCCTTGGGGGGCACGGCGGGGTCCTTGGGGGGCACGGCGGGGTCCTTGGGGGGCACGGCGGGGTCCTTGGGGGGCACGGCGGGGTCCTTGGGGGGCACGGCGGGGTCCTTGGGGGGCACGGCGGGGTCCTTGGGGGGCACGGCGGGGTCCTTGGGAGACACAGACGCGTTGCTCGTTTCCCtctcatctaaaaaaaaaggaaaagagctaGAGAACAATAAATATCAACTAAATAGGTGAACGAAAAAATTGAACTAAAAAATGTGAACAGAAAATTATAGTACAAAtgtgaaaagatagataaataaataaataaataaataaacatatatatatatatatatatatatatatatatatatatatatatatatatatatatatatatatatataacatatatatatatatatatataatatataacatatatatgatatatatataatatatgtatatatatatatataaatattatatatatatataatatatatatatatatatatatatatatatatatatatataatatttatatatatatatatacatatattatatatatatcatatataacatatatatatatatataatatataacatatatatatatatatatatatatatctataatatataacatatatatatatatatataacatataacatatatatacatatataaaacatatataatatatatatatgatatatatatatataatatataacatatatatatataatatataacatatatatatatatataacatatatcagatatacatatatatatatatgttatatataacatatatatatatatatgttatatataacatatatatatatatatatatattatatatgttatatattatatatatatatatatatatatgttatatattatatattatatatatatatatatatatgttatatattatatattatatatatatatatatatatgttatatattatatattatatatatatatatatatatgttatatattatatattatatatatatatatatgttata
It encodes:
- the LOC138861310 gene encoding uncharacterized protein; its protein translation is TSTDKLLRAPRSLKTQRLVRGPDLTKESIVQGTTTAPDERETSNASVSPKDPAVPPKDPAVPPKDPAVPPKDPAVPPKDPAVPPKDPAVPPKDPAVPPKDPAVPPKDPAVPPQGPRRAPQGPRRAPPRTPPCPPKDPAVPPKDPAVPPQGPRRAPQGPRRAPPRTPPCPPKDPAVPPQGPRRAPQGPRRAPQGPPPAPPRTPPCPPKDPAVPPKDPAVPPQGPRRAPPRTPPCPPRTPPCPPRTPPCPPRTPPCPPRTPPCPRLLLLRRKEDVAASWDFVFFFCPPELRYKSASL